The following DNA comes from Oxobacter pfennigii.
AATAGGTGTTTTGTACAATTGATTATAAACCGTTCAAAAGTTATACAGAGTAAAATAATTATAATTCACACAGGTTTTTTTTACAACCTGTCCCGTTTATGTCTATCTTAACCATTATTACTATTCTTATGTTGACATATATTATATTGAAATGTAATGTGATGGTGAAGTTAAATAATTCAGTACAATATAAAAAGGGGGAATGCCACAATGCAGTTAATTACTGTAATAACAACAAATGATGTTGCCCTTATAGCTTTAATCAAATCTGTTTTGGAAGGTGAAGGTATCGATTATTTTATTAAAGGCGAGAGTTTGCTAACCTTAGGAAGTATATTAATACCTGCGGAAATTCAGGTGGATAAAGAAGATTACGAAGAAGTCAAAGAATTACTGAAGGGTTTTATGTAAATATGTGAACCTATAAGCATTTAACAGGATTAGCTTTGTGTTTGTAAAGGCTCTTAAGCCTATATGTAAATAATTGACATTATAATTAAATATTGGTACAATCCTATTGAATGCTTTAATTTTTTTAAAAGGAAGGTGTGCAAATTGATAATCATTGGTGAAAAAGTCAACGGTACCATACCCAGCGTTAAAAATGCCATTGAGCAGAAAAATGAGGCTTTTATCCGGGATTTGGCTGTAAGGCAGGCAGATGCCGGA
Coding sequences within:
- a CDS encoding DUF2007 domain-containing protein, yielding MQLITVITTNDVALIALIKSVLEGEGIDYFIKGESLLTLGSILIPAEIQVDKEDYEEVKELLKGFM